One segment of Clostridium ljungdahlii DSM 13528 DNA contains the following:
- a CDS encoding ABC-2 transporter permease translates to MNGLILKDLYNLKRSGKSLLIGIMVFSLVYFLQDINMEVWDVWIIFIGSIFVVNIMSYDNIAKWDKYALTMPVTRKDVVLSKYLVSIIVIFMGVVLATALSFTQGISKHNLDVIEIFTVNGAAMAGGFLFVSLMLPAIYKFGVEKSRMLILLVFLAPAGIVIVKSKFSKLRFSPLDVQYIHIILQYLPVILLLIAILAMLISYSISLKIYSNKDM, encoded by the coding sequence ATGAATGGGTTGATTTTGAAAGATTTGTATAACTTAAAAAGAAGTGGAAAATCTTTGCTTATTGGAATCATGGTCTTCAGTTTAGTATATTTTTTACAGGATATTAATATGGAAGTTTGGGATGTATGGATAATATTTATAGGAAGCATATTTGTTGTAAATATTATGTCCTACGACAATATAGCAAAGTGGGATAAATATGCACTTACCATGCCTGTTACAAGAAAAGATGTAGTTCTTTCAAAATATTTAGTTTCCATTATTGTAATCTTTATGGGAGTAGTACTTGCAACAGCTTTAAGTTTTACCCAGGGAATTAGTAAACATAATTTAGATGTCATAGAAATATTTACAGTCAATGGAGCAGCTATGGCAGGTGGTTTTTTGTTTGTAAGTCTTATGTTACCTGCTATTTATAAATTTGGGGTTGAGAAATCACGTATGCTTATACTTTTAGTTTTTTTAGCACCTGCTGGCATAGTTATTGTCAAATCTAAATTTTCTAAATTAAGATTTTCTCCTTTAGATGTACAGTATATACATATTATTTTGCAGTATTTGCCTGTTATATTACTTTTAATAGCAATTTTAGCTATGCTAATTTCCTATTCCATATCTTTAAAAATATATAGCAATAAAGATATGTAA
- a CDS encoding ABC-2 transporter permease, which yields MLGLILKDLYNLKKSSKFLIIWLIGFGVIFFQQDNMGFLNGLVVILASMLVINTMSYDNIAKWDKYALTMPVTRKDVVLSKYLISIILSLTGAGIAVALCFVQGIYKHNLDMVEIFEVTGAVLAVGFLFISITLPAIYKLGVEKSRIVIFLVFFLVCGGITGISKSKLAKLSLSSLAKHYIDIILQYLPIISLLITILIMVVSYSISVKVYSNKDM from the coding sequence ATGCTGGGGTTAATTCTAAAAGATTTATACAATTTAAAAAAAAGTAGTAAATTTTTAATTATTTGGCTTATAGGTTTTGGGGTTATATTTTTTCAACAAGATAATATGGGTTTTTTAAATGGACTTGTGGTAATTTTAGCAAGCATGCTTGTTATAAATACTATGTCATATGACAACATAGCAAAGTGGGATAAATACGCACTGACTATGCCAGTTACAAGGAAAGATGTGGTACTTTCAAAATATCTGATTTCCATTATTTTAAGTCTTACTGGGGCAGGGATTGCAGTAGCTTTGTGTTTTGTCCAGGGAATTTATAAGCATAACTTAGATATGGTGGAGATATTTGAAGTCACTGGGGCCGTTCTGGCAGTTGGATTTTTGTTTATAAGCATTACATTACCTGCCATTTATAAACTTGGAGTAGAGAAATCACGTATTGTTATATTTTTAGTATTTTTTTTAGTATGTGGTGGTATTACAGGTATTTCCAAATCTAAACTTGCAAAGCTAAGTCTTTCTTCTTTGGCGAAGCATTATATCGATATTATTTTGCAGTACTTGCCTATTATATCACTTTTAATAACAATTTTAATTATGGTAGTTTCCTATTCTATATCTGTAAAAGTATATAGTAATAAAGATATGTAA
- a CDS encoding ABC transporter ATP-binding protein yields the protein MDEAISVRGLNKTYKNFSLKNVSFSVPKGSIVGFIGENGAGKTTTLKAILNLISRESGEIKILGRDNIKDEKYIKEQIGVVFDESNFHDTLNAKNISKFMAKIYKQWDSNLFFSYLDKFQVPKDKIVKEFSRGMKMKLCIAAALAHKPKLLILDEATGGLDPVAREEILDIFLDFIQDEEHSILLSSHVTSDLDKIADYITFIHDGQVVFSKSKDDLRENMGMLKCGASDFNNLSKEEFINYRKNQFGYEVLINDKYDFIKKYPKLVVDNTSIEDVMLFYIRGDK from the coding sequence ATGGATGAAGCAATAAGTGTTAGGGGATTAAACAAAACTTATAAAAATTTTAGCTTGAAAAATGTTTCATTTTCTGTACCTAAAGGCAGTATCGTAGGATTTATAGGTGAGAATGGTGCAGGAAAAACTACTACATTAAAAGCTATTTTAAATTTGATTAGCAGGGAAAGTGGAGAGATAAAAATACTAGGTCGTGACAATATAAAAGATGAAAAGTATATAAAAGAACAGATAGGTGTAGTTTTTGATGAAAGTAATTTCCACGATACTTTAAATGCAAAAAACATTTCAAAATTTATGGCAAAGATTTATAAACAGTGGGACAGTAATCTTTTTTTTAGCTACCTGGATAAATTTCAAGTACCTAAAGATAAGATTGTAAAAGAATTTTCAAGAGGAATGAAGATGAAACTATGTATTGCTGCTGCACTGGCTCATAAGCCAAAACTTCTGATTTTGGATGAAGCAACAGGAGGACTTGACCCTGTTGCAAGAGAAGAAATTCTTGATATATTTTTGGATTTTATTCAAGATGAAGAACATTCTATTTTGCTGTCATCCCATGTAACTAGCGACCTTGACAAGATAGCAGATTATATTACTTTTATTCATGATGGACAGGTGGTTTTCAGTAAAAGCAAAGATGATTTGAGAGAAAATATGGGTATGTTGAAGTGTGGAGCTTCAGACTTTAATAATCTTTCTAAAGAAGAATTTATAAATTACAGAAAAAATCAATTTGGGTATGAGGTTTTAATAAACGATAAATATGATTTTATAAAGAAGTATCCAAAACTTGTGGTGGACAACACTTCTATAGAAGATGTCATGCTATTTTATATTAGGGGTGATAAATAA
- a CDS encoding GntR family transcriptional regulator, giving the protein MDIIISNSSDKPIYEQISAQIKNMIISGSLPEGYALPSMRLLAKELRISVITTKRAYTDLERDGFIETVKGKGSFVAGKNMEIIKEEQLRLAEEHLQKAVDLAKVSGIRYEELEDILKLLYKGE; this is encoded by the coding sequence TTGGATATCATCATAAGCAACTCCAGCGATAAGCCAATTTATGAACAAATATCAGCCCAAATAAAAAACATGATTATAAGTGGTTCCTTGCCTGAAGGATATGCCCTGCCAAGCATGAGACTTTTGGCTAAAGAACTGAGAATCAGTGTTATAACTACAAAACGTGCCTATACAGATTTAGAGAGAGATGGTTTTATTGAAACAGTAAAGGGAAAGGGAAGTTTTGTAGCAGGCAAGAATATGGAGATTATAAAAGAAGAACAGCTGCGCCTTGCAGAAGAACATTTACAAAAAGCTGTGGATCTTGCAAAGGTAAGCGGCATTAGATATGAGGAACTAGAAGATATTCTAAAATTATTATATAAAGGAGAATAA
- a CDS encoding recombinase family protein, translating into MGVIIIIRAAIYSRKSKFTDKGESIGNQVEMCREYLNRMYNNIEEIMVYEDEGFSGSNVKRPQFQKLISDIKKRKFTHLICYRLDRISRNVADFAGTLEILNKYNVSFISIKEQFDTSSAMGRAMMNIAAVFAQLERETIAERVRDNMLELAKTGRWLGGTPPLGFKSEPVKYANSNGKGKKMFKLSSVPAEINLVKFIYNLYLSKKNFSSTASYLCKKEYKGKNGGEFSRGTVQQIILNPVYCTADEKIFSWFKSKGAITCGIPDGKHGLMVYNKKAGGKKENPIDKWIVSVGKHEAIVSSDIWVKCHNILEESKKKSSPRCGTGKKFLLSGMIICGECGSGMSSWSHYNKKKDFLERYYRCNLKNRASSRCKNKMLNAYKAEEYVEKYFLHLDISALLRIYKSDPSNKVNKDASEKQMLRLKKKIDANNKILKGLIKKFSLLDDNIDILQIIKKEMSDIRKENVDLENKITKLSTSTNSTVCSKKFLNSIKDQLLDFKKFLASMDIDSKKLLLNSLIKNIIWYGKDEVLQINLIGCDTSIKKT; encoded by the coding sequence ATGGGGGTGATAATCATAATAAGAGCTGCCATATATTCAAGGAAATCAAAATTCACAGACAAAGGTGAGTCCATAGGAAACCAGGTAGAGATGTGCCGAGAGTATTTAAACAGGATGTATAACAATATTGAGGAAATAATGGTATACGAAGATGAAGGCTTTAGTGGTTCTAATGTTAAAAGACCTCAATTTCAAAAATTAATATCAGATATAAAAAAGAGAAAATTTACTCACTTAATATGCTACAGACTTGATAGAATATCAAGAAATGTAGCTGATTTTGCAGGTACTCTTGAAATTCTAAATAAATATAATGTATCTTTCATTTCTATTAAAGAACAGTTTGACACATCTTCCGCCATGGGCAGAGCCATGATGAACATAGCTGCAGTATTTGCTCAACTAGAAAGGGAAACCATAGCAGAAAGAGTACGGGATAATATGCTGGAACTTGCTAAAACAGGTAGGTGGCTTGGAGGTACTCCACCTCTTGGATTCAAATCTGAACCTGTAAAATATGCGAATTCTAATGGTAAAGGGAAAAAAATGTTTAAGTTAAGCAGTGTACCAGCTGAAATAAATCTTGTAAAATTTATTTATAACCTATATTTGAGTAAAAAAAACTTTAGTTCTACCGCAAGTTATCTTTGTAAAAAGGAGTATAAAGGTAAAAATGGTGGAGAATTTTCTCGTGGAACTGTACAGCAAATAATACTAAATCCTGTATACTGTACAGCAGATGAAAAAATATTTAGCTGGTTTAAAAGTAAAGGAGCTATAACTTGTGGTATTCCTGATGGAAAGCATGGACTTATGGTATACAATAAAAAAGCAGGAGGTAAAAAAGAAAACCCTATAGATAAATGGATTGTATCTGTTGGCAAACATGAAGCCATTGTCAGTTCTGATATATGGGTAAAGTGTCACAATATACTAGAAGAAAGTAAGAAAAAATCTTCTCCTCGCTGTGGTACTGGCAAAAAATTTTTGCTTTCAGGAATGATTATTTGTGGTGAATGCGGCTCAGGCATGTCCTCCTGGTCTCATTACAATAAAAAGAAAGATTTCTTAGAACGCTATTACAGATGCAACTTAAAAAATAGAGCCAGCAGCAGATGCAAAAATAAAATGTTAAATGCCTACAAGGCAGAAGAATACGTAGAAAAATATTTTTTGCATTTGGATATATCTGCACTTTTACGTATTTATAAATCAGATCCGTCAAATAAGGTAAACAAAGATGCATCAGAAAAACAAATGCTTAGATTAAAAAAAAAGATTGATGCTAATAACAAAATTCTTAAGGGTTTGATTAAAAAATTCTCCCTTCTAGATGACAATATAGATATTTTACAAATAATAAAAAAAGAAATGTCTGATATAAGAAAAGAAAATGTGGATTTGGAAAATAAAATAACTAAATTATCAACTTCTACAAATTCAACTGTCTGTTCTAAGAAATTTTTAAATTCAATAAAAGATCAGCTTTTGGATTTTAAAAAGTTCCTTGCTTCAATGGATATTGACAGTAAAAAATTGCTTTTAAACTCTTTAATAAAAAATATAATATGGTATGGTAAAGATGAAGTTTTACAAATAAATCTTATTGGATGTGATACTAGTATTAAGAAGACGTAA
- a CDS encoding ABC transporter substrate-binding protein: MTRKKFCIGCILLSFIFIVTIFTGCGGKKDSKALVTVKLNEVARSVFYAPMYVAINKGMFKEQGINIDLTTGQGAEAAISKTQEGAIREITSS; encoded by the coding sequence ATGACTAGAAAGAAGTTTTGCATAGGTTGTATTTTACTCTCCTTTATATTTATAGTTACTATTTTTACGGGATGTGGTGGTAAGAAAGATAGCAAGGCATTAGTTACAGTAAAATTGAACGAGGTAGCAAGGTCTGTATTTTATGCACCTATGTATGTGGCAATAAATAAGGGAATGTTTAAAGAACAGGGTATAAATATAGATCTAACAACAGGTCAGGGTGCAGAAGCTGCCATATCAAAAACACAAGAAGGCGCAATCCGTGAAATTACGTCTTCTTAA